A stretch of the Arachis stenosperma cultivar V10309 chromosome 6, arast.V10309.gnm1.PFL2, whole genome shotgun sequence genome encodes the following:
- the LOC130934686 gene encoding uncharacterized protein LOC130934686 — MSTRGRGRGQGRGRTGTVTPTPIGTDLVDFMAALGNIAAAMQATAEALGNQINQGYHGNHNDEDGPMTLATILKVHPPTFRGTSNPTDADNWIQAMERALQAQQVPEEQWVEFGTYQLQGEAQYWWQRTRRILQPDGIVIPWKVFRTEFYKKYFSNSARNAKELELMQLKQGQMTIAEYTSKFEELCRFSRICQGAPEDFAEWKCIKYEGGLRSDILSFVAPMEIRVFSELVNKSRVAEDCVRKAAAEKESLRVPFQRPSGRSFAPRGRNFKRGGFVPQQTQGQGNYRRPNTNVNQGRRFGKQPQQDLNCQKCGRYHPGVP; from the coding sequence ATGTCGACTCGCGGACGCGGTCGCGGGCAAGGTAGAGGTAGGACAGGCACCGTTACTCCTACCCCCATAGGGACTGATCTAGTAGACTTTATGGCTGCCCTGGGAAATATAGCTGCAGCTATGCAGGCGACAGCTGAGGCACTGGGTAATCAGATAAATCAGGGTTATCATGGAAATCATAATGATGAGGATGGTCCTATGACACTTGCTACAATTCTTAAAGTTCATCCTCCGACCTTCAGGGGAACCTCAAATCCCACTGATGCAGATAATTGGATTCAGGCTATGGAAAGGGCGTTACAGGCACAACAGGTTCCTGAAGAGCAATGGGTTGAATTTGGAACTTATCAATTGCAAGGTGAAGCTCAGTATTGGTGGCAGAGAACCCGACGTATCCTACAGCCTGATGGTATTGTAATTCCTTGGAAAGTTTTCCGGACAGAATTCTATAAGAAATACTTTTCTAATTCAGCCAGAAATGCCAAGGAACTTGAATTAATGCAGTTAAAACAAGGACAGATGACTATTGCTGAGTATACTAGTAAGTTTGAGGAGTTGTGTCGCTTTTCTCGTATCTGTCAAGGTGCGCCTGAAGATTTTGCTGAATGGAAATGTATTAAATATGAAGGAGGTCTTCGGAGTGATATTCTGAGCTTCGTTGCTCCAATGGAGATCAGGGTGTTTTCTGAATTGGTGAATAAGAGTAGGGTGGCTGAGGATTGTGTGAGGAAGGCAGCAGCAGAGAAAGAGAGTTTGAGGGTACCTTTTCAGAGGCCTTCAGGGAGGAGCTTTGCTCCGAGAGGTAGGAATTTCAAGCGTGGAGGCTTTGTTCCGCAGCAGACTCAGGGTCAAGGTAATTACAGAAGGCCGAATACTAATGTCAATCAGGGAAGaaggtttgggaagcagccaCAGCAGGATCTGAATTGTCAGAAGTGTGGAAGGTATCATCCTGGAGTTCCGTGA
- the LOC130936798 gene encoding WAT1-related protein At4g15540-like codes for MAESGRYCYREVVPFCAMVAVECTNVGVNVLFKQATLKGFSYYAFIVYSFALSTLFLLLPLPFVFRWSRGLPPFNVSLILRIFLLGTIGFVAQLSGYKGLEYTSPTLFSALSNLIPAFTFILAVFFRMEKISPKSWSTQAKILGSLVSILGALIVVLYKGPTLISASSSPHQSPHVDFLKDSSPQQNWVLGGFLIAIEFILVPIWYIVQTNVIKDYPAEIIVVFFYNLCGTLISAPVCLLLDESNLSGWIIKPDITLVAILYSGFFCTGLSSLVHTWGIHIKGPVYISSFKPVSIAIAAAFSVIFLGDPLYLGIVVGGVIISIGFYAVLWGKANEELSEYIDSSQSQPTSKVNQPLLL; via the exons atggcAGAGTCAGGGAGGTATTGTTACAGGGAAGTGGTTCCATTCTGTGCAATGGTTGCAGTTGAGTGTACCAACGTGGGTGTCAACGTTCTTTTCAAACAAGCCACTCTCAAGGGATTCAGTTACTATGCATTCATCGTTTATTCTTTCGCTCTCTCcactctttttcttcttctccctctcccCTTCGTCTTCCGATG GTCAAGAGGGCTTCCTCCATTCAATGTTTCTCTCATCTTAAGAATTTTTCTCCTTGGTACCATTGG ATTTGTAGCACAGCTGAGTGGATACAAAGGACTTGAATACACTTCACCAACTCTCTTCTCTGCTCTTAGCAACCTTATTCCGGCTTTTACCTTCATCCTTGCCGTCTTTTTCAG GATGGAGAAGATTTCTCCAAAAAGTTGGAGCACTCAGGCCAAAATCTTAGGTTCTTTAGTATCAATATTAGGTGCACTCATAGTTGTTCTCTACAAGGGTCCAACATTGATCTCAGCTTCATCATCACCACACCAGTCACCCCATGTTGATTTTCTAAAGGACTCATCACCCCAGCAAAATTGGGTTCTTGGAGGCTTCCTTATTGCCATCGAGTTTATTCTGGTTCCAATTTGGTATATTGTTCAG ACCAATGTGATCAAAGACTATCCAGCAGAGATTATTGTGGTGTTCTTTTACAACTTGTGTGGGACTCTCATATCTGCACCTGTGTGCTTACTATTAGATGAATCAAACTTAAGTGGTTGGATTATAAAACCAGATATAACATTAGTCGCCATTTTGTACTCT GGATTCTTTTGCACAGGCCTAAGCAGTTTGGTCCATACATGGGGTATCCATATTAAAGGTCCTGTATATATATCAAGTTTCAAGCCTGTGTCTATAGCCATAGCTGCTGCTTTCAGTGTTATATTTCTTGGTGATCCACTATATTTGGGCAT TGTTGTTGGAGGAGTAATAATATCAATTGGGTTTTATGCTGTTTTATGGGGTAAAGCAAACGAAGAATTGAGTGAGTACATTGATTCAAGCCAAAGTCAACCCACATCAAAAGTCAACCAGCCTTTGTTACTATAG
- the LOC130934684 gene encoding uncharacterized protein LOC130934684, translating into MSSEEESVLILVHYSGKIKRSKKYGVKFTDREPLSVFISSSSTLSDVKNSILQKLGVFGSKLVKKIFYKIFIAVVSSGVQYDTFVLAADEDIRVLFHCVRSFPEVRIHELYAKLEVAVNSSGASAPVHSSTAVGGASCSMPAARPSVLQVASPSFAADLERTEAVGSVPLHNPGVRQQAFEGDTGRAIVHEVQGFGERDRVENTMRDDDSDQEHVDIFGDSDDDTGANPHAQQAPSSSGTQQYPPHFSTLNLEALGQQADGGATVRGSSTEFQIGQSFQNKDEAVLSVNDYSIRRGVEYRVLESDHLKYHGKCKEFDKGCSWLIRISLRARKGTWKVRRYNGPHTFLATSISSDHCQLDYHIICARIFPLVSADAAVSIKVLQQAIEADYGFKPSYRKVWMAKQKAVAQIYGDWEVSYVELPCWMLGVHLTMPGIVTVLKTSPVRVGDQLDESTVYFHRLFWTFSPCVEAFQYCKPLVSIDGTHLYGKYGGTLLLAIAQDGNSNILLIAFALVEGENMESWSFFLSNLRTHVMPQEGILVISDRHNGIKAALENPENGWLPPRAYRAYCIRHVAANFNLSFKSKDARKMLVNAAYAKTEVGFYYWFDIMRTENPAMCDWETHNLPVTSLVKSTYGRLAELFVLWGQTAEAQVGSSHEFCQALVKAIERNVRDSRCFIVTLYDRHQSEYTVAETTPTENFSLGSYRVSLKDNTCDCGYFQALHYPCCHAIACCAHSRLNWASYVHEVYRMSEVFNVYRHGFVPPIPEGLWPPYAGPTIIPDPNMR; encoded by the exons ATGTCAAGTGAGGAAGAGAGTGTTCTTATCTTAGTGCATTACTCtggaaaaatcaaaagaagcaaaaaatatGGTGTGAAGTTCACTGACAGAGAACCATTGAGTGTATTCATTAGTTCATCAAGCACTTTGTCGGATGTCAAGAACAGCATCTTGCAGAAGCTTGGGGTATTTGGGAGCAAGTTGGTGAAGaagatattctacaagatttTCATCGCAGTAGTCTCAAGCGGTGTTCAGTATGATACGTTCGTGTTAGCGGCTGATGAAGATATTAGGGTTCTGTTTCATTGCGTTAGGAGTTTTCCAGAGGTCAGAATACACGAGCTGTATGCGAAGTTGGAGGTTGCCGTCAATAGTTCTGGGGCATCGGCTCCAGTTCATAGCTCGACTGCCGTAGGCGGTGCGTCTTGTTCGATGCCTGCGGCTCGGCCATCTGTTCTGCAGGTCGCATCCCCTTCTTTTGCGGCTGATTTAGAACGAACAGAGGCAGTTGGTTCTGTACCTTTGCATAATCCTGGGGTCCGGCAGCAGGCATTTGAGGGGGATACAGGTCGTGCCATAGTTCATGAAGTTCAAGGTTTCGGGGAACGTGATCGAGTAGAGAATACAATGCGGGACGATGACTCTGACCAGGAGCATGTAGATATCTTTGGGGACAGTGATGATGACACAGGTGCTAATCCACATGCACAACAAGCACCTTCAAGTTCTGGCACACAGCAGTACCCTCCACACTTCTCCACTCTAAACTTGGAGGCTTTGGGTCAACAGGCAGACGGAGGTGCTACAGTTAGGGGTTCATCTACAGAATTTCAGATTGGACAATCATTCCAGAATAAAGATGAAGCTGTACTGAGTGTGAATGACTATAGCATCCGTCGAGGTGTTGAGTACCGAGTGTTGGAATCGGACCATCTGAAGTATCATGGAAAATGCAAGGAGTTCGACAAGGGTTGTAGTTGGTTGATTCGAATATCGCTCCGTGCACGAAAGGGCACTTGGAAGGTTAGGAGGTACAACGGTCCCCACACTTTCTTGGCCACCTCTATTTCCAGTGATCACTGTCAGCTTGATTACCACATTATCTGTGCGAGGATTTTTCCATTGGTTAGTGCAGATGCTGCAGTATCGATAAAGGTGTTGCAACAAGCAATTGAAGCTGATTACGGGTTCAAGCCCAGTTACCGGAAGGTTTGGATGGCAAAACAGAAGGCAGTTGCACAAATATATGGAGACTGGGAAGTGTCTTATGTCGAGTTGCCATGTTGGATGCTAGGGGTGCACTTGACGATGCCCGGGATAGTTACTGTGTTGAAGACCTCTCCTGTTCGAGTTGGGGATCAGCTTGATGAGTCAACAGTGTACTTTCATCGTCTATTCTGGACATTTTCACCTTGCGTTGAGGCCTTCCAATATTGCAAGCCGCTTGTGAGTATTGACGGTACCCACTTGTACGGCAAGTATGGAGGCACCTTACTGTTGGCGATTGCGCAGGATGGGAACTCGAACATCCTCCTGATAGCATTCGCGCTTGTGGAGGGGGAAAATATGGAGTCATGGTCATTCTTCTTGTCCAACCTACGAACGCATGTGATGCCACAGGAGGGTATCCTTGTTATCTCCGACAGGCATAATGGCATCAAGGCTGCACTTGAGAATCCCGAGAATGGTTGGCTGCCTCCACGTGCTTATCGTGCGTACTGTATCCGTCATGTGGCAGCAAATTTCAACCTTAGCTTCAAAAGTAAAGATGCCAGGAAGATGCTGGTGAATGCGGCCTATGCAAAAACTGAAGTAGGGTTCTATTATTGGTTTGATATCATGCGGACTGAGAATCCAGCCATGTGTGACTGG GAAACTCACAACCTCCCGGTCACTTCGTTGGTTAAGTCCACCTACGGGAGGCTTGCTGAGCTATTCGTGCTCTGGGGACAAACAGCAGAGGCGCAAGTTGGATCTAGCCATGAATTTTGTCAGGCGTTGGTCAAGGCTATTGAACGGAACGTAAGAGACTCAAGGTGCTTCATCGTCACGTTATACGACAGGCACCAGTCAGAGTACACGGTGGCCGAGACGACACCGACTGAAAACTTCTCGCTAGGTAGCTATCGAGTCTCCCTTAAGGATAACACATGTGATTGTGGCTACTTTCAAGCGCTCCATTATCCATGTTGTCACGCCATTGCATGTTGCGCCCACTCGCGGCTGAATTGGGCATCATATGTTCACGAAGTGTATCGTATGAGTGAGGTGTTCAACGTTTACAGGCACGGGTTTGTTCCGCCCATCCCAGAAGGCCTATGGCCCCCATATGCCGGACCAACTATCATTCCTGATCCTAACATGAGGTGA